A genomic region of Daphnia carinata strain CSIRO-1 chromosome 5, CSIRO_AGI_Dcar_HiC_V3, whole genome shotgun sequence contains the following coding sequences:
- the LOC130695973 gene encoding transmembrane protein 184B-like: MTTSFNATTRDWNGTTIPAVYDTTVASSDVDYNSSILPNTSSTASPHHHDSIWLMSASAQGIAGVFVWAAVFITCHQIYQYLRFYTHPSEQRWIVRILFIVPIYALTSWFSLLFFHKNSYYVYFDTFRDCYEAFVIYNFLSLCYEYLGGEGNIMSEIRGKPIRSSWFYCTCCLSGRQYSIEFLRFCKQATLQFCAVKPCMAFVTVILQSQGLYSDGDWSPQSGYLYITIIYNVSITLALYALFLFYFATKDLLTPYDPVLKFAIIKSVIFLSFWQGVLLAVLETLEIISPIYAADGSASTNAGTVSAGYQNFLVCIEMGFAAVALRYAFPVTVYAQNCATDSRGRTVTMQSISSSLKETVNPKDIMTDAFHNFHPQYQQYTQYSASGSVSRGAGGRPSRNGTFDTDESGPAIHRTTPTLHPAPSTSNAIASPTVPVNSGGAATSSFSTTIAATNATSATAAHSSTSSAPAQSGNGGPVGVPPSRLAYTEKTMLLSSDDEFQ; encoded by the exons ATGACAACAAGCTTCAATGCCACCACAAGAGACTGGAATGGGACTACAATTCCTGCAGTGTATGATACCACAGTAGCTTCGAGTGATGTTGACTACAATTCCAGCATCTTACCAAACACATCTTCAACTGCATCACCTCATCACCACGATTCCATTTGGTTGATGTCTGCGTCAGCCCAAGGAATAGCGGGAGTGTTCGTCTGGGCAGCTGTGTTTATTACTTGCCATCAG ATATATCAATATCTGAGATTTTACACTCACCCTTCTGAGCAGCGTTGGATAGTCAGGATTCTCTTCATTGTACCAATCTACGCTCTTACTTCttggttttctcttcttttcttccacaAAAACAGCTACTATGTGTATTTCGATACATTCCGTGACTGCTACGAAGCTTTCGTCATTTACAACTTCTTGAGTCTCTGTTACGAGTATCTCGGAGGAGAGGGGAATATCATGAGCGAGATTCGAGGGAAACCCATCCG GTCGAGTTGGTTCTACTGCACCTGCTGTCTATCTGGTCGTCAGTATTCGATCGAATTCCTTCGATTCTGTAAACAGGCCACGCTTCAATTCTGTGCAGTCAAACCTTGCATGGCTTTTGTGACCGTTATCCTACAATCGCAAGGGCTATACTCTGACGGCGATTGGAG CCCCCAGTCCGGCTATCTGTACATCACCATCATTTACAACGTCTCCATCACGCTGGCTCTCTACGCTCTCTTCCTCTTCTACTTTGCTACCAAGGATCTACTCACACCATACGATCCAGTCTTGAAATTTGCCATCATCAAATCGGTCATCTTCTTGTCTTTCTGGCAAG GTGTCTTGCTGGCCGTGCTGGAAACTTTGGAGATTATCTCTCCGATCTACGCAGCCGATGGCAGTGCTTCGACCAACGCTGGAACCGTCTCGGCTGGCTACCAAAACTTCCTG GTATGTATCGAAATGGGTTTCGCTGCCGTGGCCTTGCGCTACGCTTTCCCCGTGACGGTTTACGCCCAGAATTGTGCTACTGATTCACGCGGTCGCACTGTCACCATGCAGAGCATTTCCAGTAGTTTGAAG GAAACAGTCAATCCAAAAGATATCATGACGGATGCATTTCACAATTTTCACCCACAGTACCAACAGTACACTCAATACAGCGCCA GTGGATCGGTATCTCGTGGCGCTGGTGGACGGCCAAGTCGTAATGGAACGTTTGACACTGACGAATCGGGGCCTGCCATTCATCGTACGACCCCTACTCTTCATCCGGCACCTTCGACATCGAATGCAATCGCTTCTCCTACAGTTCCCGTCAATTCAGGTGGTGCTGCTACATCTTCATTTTCGACTACTATCGCTGCTACTAATGCAACTTCTGCTACTGCTGCTCATTCTTCAACATCGTCAGCCCCCGCCCAGTCAGGCAATGGAGGTCCTGTTGGAGTGCCGCCATCGCGTCTCGCTTACACGGAAAAGACAATGCTACTCAGCTCGGACGACGAGTTCCAGTGA
- the LOC130695968 gene encoding zinc finger protein 628-like: MMNYPVWPDSAGVAGYSRTLLGQSGGGMRSSLAPPPPPPPPAAAGSGAVTGDEGGSNTNKCNPPKYNVTNGTDPQQRSANHHSSSSAAGSSARLNNGDDCGSGGGGGGGARGHQLPSADKYAPLSSFTDDDSLLKVATHFLSGGNGQGRHYMPIARDYSTLSYSSGVSVSTAGSYCNPGQQQQQQQQQQQQQQQQTALERPGGSTRNPHSSDGGPAGSRISSASSSDNGGGANTAGGAGQANPLLSPCSVMEEASSPGSTTSQLSYLGALQSPATSGLTPLGFPAPYLLTKDGAGLAAAAAAAAAHAAQQVGHVAHGGHGVHGHGSGGHGSGIGGPKQKKEPKPGSDVRSFGCQVCGRGFKQKATLAQHERTHTDERPFDCPDCHKRFRQQSHLVQHLRIHSDERPYGCTYCEKAFRQKAILNQHIRIHTGEKPYVCPQCTKCFRQKAILNQHIRTHSGKRPYSCPDAKCKKKFVDQASMEKHFKKHIEDDQQQLLAEARGGPMRSNAGRNNAKGLLRVKLNNSDRPATFSRVLAPGAGGISTQDRATSPFPINMMTRPGQNNNNNNNNNNAASGAPTPAGTASASPERMADTPASRIELAHESSSQQAPPTYLTHHGHHHHHQAAAAAAPASGPYHFVPFPHRPYHYDLLSLGSMGQSMYGGGGNNKMAEQHAAKYRSDALGEASHNQMGGHMDKECVPNNSMATNYTVNGNVQKDSVP; this comes from the exons ATGATGAATTATCCAGTATGGCCGGATTCGGCAGGGGTGGCCGGCTACTCTCGGACCTTGCTGGGCCAAAGTGGAGGCGGAATGCGGTCGTCGTTGGCTCCGCCACCGCCGCCTCCGCCTCCAGCAGCAGCCGGCAGTGGAGCCGTGACTGGAGACGAAGGAGGGAGcaacacaaacaaatgtaACCCGCCGAAATATAACGTCACCAACGGAACCGACCCTCAACAGCGTTCGGCCAATCACCATTCATCTTCTTCCGCAGCCGGATCGTCCGCCCGCTTAAATAATGGAGACGATTgtggcagcggcggcggcggcggtggtg GAGCTCGAGGCCATCAGCTCCCCTCGGCGGACAAATACGCCCCGCTGTCTTCCTTCACCGACGACGACAGTCTCCTCAAG GTAGCGACGCACTTTCTGAGCGGAGGGAACGGCCAGGGCCGTCACTACATGCCTATTGCCCGTGATTACTCAACATTGAGCTACTCCTCGGGCGTCTCCGTCAGTACGGCCGGCTCCTATTGTAATCccggccaacagcagcagcagcagcaacaacaacaacaacagcaacagcagcaaacgGCTTTAGAAAGACCTGGGGGCTCGACACGCAATCCTCACTCTTCAGATGGCGGGCCGGCCGGAAGCCGGATATCTTCAGCTTCTAGCTCGGATAATGGTGGAGGAGCTAATACCGCCGGCGGTGCCGGCCAAGCCAACCCGCTGCTCTCGCCGTGCAGCGTCATGGAAGAGGCTTCCAGTCCCGGATCCACTACTAGCCAATTATCCTATTTGGGCGCTCTACAGAGTCCGGCCACTTCCGGATTGACACCGCTCGGGTTCCCGGCCCCGTACCTCCTGACGAAAGACGGGGCCGGATTAGCCGCTGCGgccgctgctgccgccgcgCACGCTGCTCAGCAGGTCGGACACGTCGCGCACGGTGGACATGGCGTGCACGGGCATGGTAGTGGCGGACATGGTAGCGGCATTGGCGGACCCAAACAGAAGAAAGAACCCAAACCCGGCAGTGATGTACGTTCATTCGGATGTCAG GTCTGTGGGCGCGGATTCAAACAAAAAGCCACACTGGCCCAACATGAAAGGACCCACACAGACGAAAGGCCATTCGACTGCCCAGATTGTCACAAACGCTTTCGGCAACAGTCTCATTTAGTGCAACATTTAAGGATCCATTCGGATGAAAGACCTTACGGATGCACCTACTGCGAAAAG GCGTTCCGTCAGAAGGCGATACTCAACCAGCATATCCGGATCCACACGGGCGAGAAGCCGTACGTTTGCCCGCAGTGCACTAAATGCTTCCGGCAGAAGGCCATACTTAATCAGCACATCCGAACGCACTCGGGCAAACGTCCCTACTCTTGCCCGGACGCCAAATGCAAGAAGAAATTCGTCGACCAGGCCTCGATGgagaaacatttcaaaaagcaCATTGAGGACGACCAGCAGCAGTTGCTGGCCGAAGCTCGTGGTGGGCCGATGAGGTCCAATGCCGGGCGCAACAACGCCAAAGGATTGTTGAGAGTCAAATTGAACAATTCTGACCGTCCGGCGACTTTCAGCCGCGTGTTGGCGCCTGGCGCCGGCGGGATCTCGACCCAGGATCGGGCAACATCTCCCTTCCCTATCAACATGATGACTCGTCCTggacaaaacaataataataacaataataataacaatgcCGCATCGGGCGCTCCTACTCCGGCTGGCACGGCTTCCGCGTCTCCTGAGCGGATGGCCGACACTCCTGCTAGCCGCATTGAACTGGCTCATGAATCATCATCTCAACAAGCACCGCCCACTTACCTGACTCATCACGggcatcaccaccaccaccaagcGGCCGCGGCCGCTGCTCCGGCTTCCGGACCCTATCATTTCGTACCCTTTCCTCACCGGCCCTATCACTACGATTTGTTGAGCCTCGGCTCCATGGGCCAATCCATGTACGGCGGCGgaggcaacaacaaaatggcCGAACAGCACGCAGCCAAATACCGATCGGATGCTTTGG GTGAAGCATCTCACAATCAGATGGGCGGACATATGGACAAGGAGTGCGTCCCTAACAACAGCATGGCAACCAACTACACCGTGAATGGAAACGTCCAGAAAGACAGCGTCCCGTGA
- the LOC130695988 gene encoding ADP-ribosylation factor-like protein 4C, with amino-acid sequence MGANMGKTNGGSLLENLTLPSTHPTLHIVMLGLDSAGKTTALYRLKFDQYVNTVPTIGFNCEKIRALSGKAKGTQFLVWDVGGQEKLRPLWKSYTRCTDAIVFVVDSVDVERMEEAKMELMRTAKSPDNSQVPILILANKQDLPGARDPKEIEKHLGLHELGTGHLYHVQPACAITGEGLDDGLDILYEMIHKRKKHSKMTRNKNKIPTK; translated from the exons ATGGGAGCCAATATGGGCAAAACGAATGGTGGTTCCCTGCTGGAGAATCTGACGTTGCCGTCGACTCATCCGACGCTGCACATCGTCATGCTCGGCTTGGACAGCGCCGGCAAGACGACTGCTCTCTACCGGCTAAAGTTCGATCAATACGTCAACACG GTTCCAACGATAGGCTTCAATTGCGAAAAAATCCGAGCCTTGTCAGGCAAAGCCAAGGGTACTCAGTTTCTAGTCTGGGATGTAG GTGGGCAAGAAAAGTTGCGGCCTTTATGGAAGTCCTACACTCGTTGTACAG ATGCCATCGTGTTTGTCGTCGACAGCGTCGATGTGGAGCGAATGGAAGAAGCTAAAATGGAGTTGATGCGGACGGCCAAGAGCCCGGACAACAGTCAAGTCCCCATTCTAATCCTGGCAAATAAACAGGACCTACCGGGTGCTCGCGATCCAAAAGAGATTGAAAAACATCTAGGACTTCACGAACTCGGCACCGGCCATCTGTACCACGTCCAGCCGGCCTGCGCCATTACTGGTGAAGGTCTCGACGACGGACTCGATATTCTCTACGAAATGATTCACAAACGCAAGAAACACTCAAAAATGAcgcgaaataaaaataaaatacccaCCAAATAA
- the LOC130695983 gene encoding uncharacterized protein LOC130695983, whose translation MISSKKLLCNRVLMKSILSKQLGIKSEDTATITMKKKLNDSALKKWAIVSPLVGTKQLTAQLVTGIEVTPIAATWAVLDIHLNEVVDCGTYPLFSEDVKACSSVILDLVHRVKELIPPSDLFVLEEKLWTKGGFKSNSDMGINLLTFQAMLYTLLNENFVPDDSLSKVFYIQPKAILKLFKLKVGNERVSSQHIVQRMIRRSDVGYVLDNRWENMGSLEVGSDHYGQLSWSNPEMIKRIWTRDELWRENVSNAILAAHAFTDLCLKEDGNALRLLWKRA comes from the exons ATGATTTCGTCAAAGAAGCTCTTATGTAATAGGGTATTGATGAAGAGTATTTTATCAAAACAGTTGGGGATAAAATCAGAGGATACAGCCACTATcacaatgaaaaagaaattaaatgaTAGTGCCTTGAAAAAATGGGCAATAGTTTCACCCCTCGTTGGAACTAAACAACTT ACCGCACAGTTGGTAACTGGGATCGAAGTAACACCAATAGCTGCAACATGGGCTGTCCTAGACATTCATTTAAATGAGGTAGTTGATTGTGGAACCTATCCACTATTTAGTGAAGATGTTAAAGCTTGCTCATCTGTTATCCTTGACTTG GTCCACAGGGTCAAAGAATTAATCCCGCCCAGTGACTTGTTTGTGCTAGAAGAAAAATTGTGGACTAAAGGAGGTTTTAAGTCAAACAGTGATATGGGAATCAACCTTTTGACATTTCAG GCAATGTTGTACACacttttgaatgaaaattttgTTCCTGATGACTCTTTAAGTAAAGTCTTCTACATCCAACCCAAGGCCATATTGAAACTTTTTAAACTGAAAGTAGGAAATGAAAGGGTGTCTAGTCAGCACATTGTGCAGAGAATGATTAGAAG GTCGGATGTTGGATATGTCCTGGACAATAGATGGGAAAACATGGGTAGCCTAGAAGTCGGTAGTGACCACTACGGCCAACTCAGTTGGAGTAATCCAGAAATGATTAAAAGAATCTGGACTAGGGATGAACTTTGGAGAGAAAATGTTTCTAATGCGATTCTAGCTGCGCATGCCTTTACGGACCTCTGTCTGAAAGAAGACGGAAACGCTCTACGTCTCCTATGGAAACGTGCATAA